A genomic stretch from Mya arenaria isolate MELC-2E11 chromosome 10, ASM2691426v1 includes:
- the LOC128204054 gene encoding uncharacterized protein LOC128204054, which yields MEDVEEIITCSICMEIFNSPRVLPCQHTFCEHCLSSFIKNEVESKKSNKKIVSCPLCRTVTVIKKAPYDGTAFPKNLTVVALMDSSAVQGMISEGKSTDEPKERLDSEQKEDVLCWFETNYANAPFPKLILRIAKYIFLNLCYSKAKIIRCVFAYLLLLLNVFIYSYGLVILLNNNCWLVIFILYFVGKSLYCLLKKMFYLMRSNNSIEIRKLLQLHILLSLVETAVILVLICFALILVFAVWTFLSLSLIWYTEYNKMGQPVCVKFWEFEFNIFKRKLQSLSRTQLQVMCDWIQAVQSHIIHGISHFLWK from the coding sequence ATGGAGGACGTCGAGGAAATTATAACCTGTTCTATATGCATGGAGATATTCAATTCACCTCGGGTTTTGCCGTGTCAACATACATTCTGTGAACATTGCCTATCGAGTTTTATAAAGAATGAAGTAGAAAGTAAGAAATCAAATAAGAAGATAGTTTCATGCCCACTTTGTCGCACTGTTACGGTTATTAAGAAAGCACCATATGATGGAACAGCCTTTCCAAAGAATTTGACTGTTGTAGCACTGATGGATTCATCTGCTGTGCAAGGTATGATTTCAGAGGGAAAATCTACCGACGAACCTAAAGAAAGGCTTGACAGCGAACAGAAGGAAGACGTTTTGTGCTGGTTTGAAACAAACTATGCTAACGCGCCGTTTCCGAAACTTATTTTGCGCATTGCAAAATACATATTCTTGAATTTGTGTTATTCAAAGGCTAAAATAATCCGATGTGTGTTTGCCTATTTACTTTTGTTGCTAAATGTCTTCATTTACTCATACGGGCTCGTTATACTGCTAAACAATAACTGTTGGCtggtaatatttatattatatttcgtTGGAAAGTCTCTATATTGTTTGttgaaaaagatgttttatttgatgaGATCTAATAATTCAATTGAAATTCGAAAACTATTACAATTACATATTCTACTATCTTTGGTGGAAACCGCTGTTATTCTTGTACTcatatgttttgctttaattCTCGTTTTTGCTGTTTGGACATTTCTATCCCTTTCATTGATATGGTACACTGAATATAACAAAATGGGTCAGCCCGTGTGCGTTAAATTCTGGGAATTTgagtttaatattttcaaaaggaaactACAGAGTCTGTCGCGTACTCAGTTACAGGTTATGTGTGACTGGATTCAAGCCGTTCAAAGCCATATCATTCATGGTATAAGCCATTTCTTATGGAAGTGA